A stretch of Acidovorax sp. RAC01 DNA encodes these proteins:
- a CDS encoding Signal transduction histidine kinase, with the protein MHLRSVVLVLIVVVTGLLAALNWGTLAAVSSVSLGIVVFDAPLGLIMLALTVLLGVFFLAYVLSLQGSVLLENRRHNKEMHAQRELADKAEASRFTELRTFLEGQHRQAHAELLARMEALEARLTRRAAESDNVTAAYVGQLEQQLRQGSPGIAP; encoded by the coding sequence ATGCATCTGCGTTCTGTCGTGCTCGTCCTGATTGTTGTTGTCACAGGGCTGCTGGCTGCGCTCAATTGGGGCACTCTGGCAGCGGTGTCGTCCGTGTCGCTGGGCATCGTCGTGTTCGACGCGCCGCTGGGACTGATCATGCTGGCGCTCACCGTGCTGCTGGGCGTGTTCTTCCTGGCGTATGTGCTGTCGCTCCAGGGCTCGGTGCTTCTGGAAAATCGCCGCCACAACAAGGAGATGCATGCGCAGCGCGAGCTTGCCGACAAGGCCGAGGCATCGCGTTTTACGGAGCTGCGGACTTTTCTGGAGGGCCAGCACCGGCAGGCCCACGCCGAACTTCTGGCCCGCATGGAAGCGCTGGAGGCGCGGCTCACGCGCCGCGCTGCAGAGTCCGACAATGTGACAGCCGCCTATGTGGGCCAACTGGAGCAGCAGCTGCGCCAGGGCAGCCCGGGCATCGCCCCGTAA
- a CDS encoding TIGR04438 family Trp-rich protein: MYLLGLSLVLLALKYLEIGPVAAWSWWVVLSPFAATAAWWAWADATGYTKRKAMEKMEQRKKDRINRHKEALGIQPRKPR; the protein is encoded by the coding sequence ATGTATCTGCTTGGTCTGTCGCTGGTGCTTCTGGCACTCAAGTACCTTGAGATCGGCCCTGTTGCGGCCTGGTCGTGGTGGGTGGTGCTTTCACCCTTTGCCGCCACTGCGGCCTGGTGGGCCTGGGCTGACGCCACCGGTTACACCAAGCGCAAGGCCATGGAGAAAATGGAGCAGCGCAAGAAAGACCGCATCAACCGCCACAAGGAAGCGCTGGGCATCCAGCCGCGCAAGCCGCGCTGA
- the acs gene encoding acetate--CoA ligase: MSAPTSAIESVLVENRVFPPADDVVRAARVSGMAGYDALCAEADRDPDGFWSRMARENLHWTKPFTQTLDESNAPFFRWFGDGELNASANCLDRHIGTPTENKTAIIFEADDGTLTRVTFKELLARVSQFANALKAHGVNKGDRVLIYMPMTVEGVIAMQACARIGATHSVVFGGFSAKAVHERIIDAGAVAVITANYQMRGGKELPLKAIIDEALASGGCDTVRNVFVYERTATACNMVAGRDKTFAQALEGQSTDCPPVAVNAEHPLFILYTSGSTGKPKGVQHATGGYLLWAKMTMDWTFDLRADDVFWCTADIGWITGHTYVAYGPLAAGATQIIFEGIPTFPNAGRFWQMIERHKCSIFYTAPTAIRSLIKAAEADAAVHPARSDLSSLRILGSVGEPINPEAWMWYHKNVGGERCPIVDTFWQTETGGHVITPLPGATPLVPGSCTLPLPGITAAIVDEMGNDVPNGAGGILVIKRPWPSMIRTIWNDPERFKKSYFPEELKGFYLAGDGAVRSADRGYFRITGRIDDVLNVSGHRMGTMEIESALVAKTDLVAEAAVVGRPDDVTGEAICAFVVLKRSRPTGEEAKQIANELRNWVAKEIGPIAKPKDIRFGDNLPKTRSGKIMRRLLRSIAKGEAITQDTSTLENPAILDQLSQTN; the protein is encoded by the coding sequence ATGAGTGCGCCCACATCCGCGATCGAGTCCGTTTTGGTTGAAAACCGCGTGTTCCCTCCTGCCGACGACGTCGTGCGGGCGGCACGCGTGTCGGGCATGGCGGGTTACGACGCACTGTGCGCCGAGGCCGACCGCGACCCCGACGGCTTCTGGTCGCGCATGGCGCGCGAGAACCTGCACTGGACCAAGCCTTTCACGCAGACGCTGGACGAATCGAACGCCCCGTTTTTCCGCTGGTTTGGCGATGGGGAACTCAACGCTTCGGCCAATTGCCTGGACCGCCACATCGGCACCCCGACCGAGAACAAGACCGCCATCATCTTTGAAGCCGATGACGGCACCCTGACCCGCGTCACCTTCAAGGAACTGCTGGCCCGCGTGAGCCAGTTTGCCAACGCGCTCAAGGCCCACGGCGTGAACAAGGGCGACCGCGTCCTGATCTACATGCCCATGACCGTCGAGGGCGTGATTGCCATGCAGGCTTGCGCCCGCATCGGCGCCACGCACAGCGTGGTGTTCGGCGGCTTCAGCGCCAAGGCCGTGCACGAGCGCATCATCGACGCCGGTGCCGTGGCCGTGATCACCGCCAACTACCAGATGCGCGGCGGCAAGGAGCTGCCGCTCAAGGCCATCATCGATGAGGCCCTGGCCTCGGGCGGCTGCGACACCGTGCGCAACGTGTTCGTGTACGAGCGCACGGCCACGGCCTGCAACATGGTCGCCGGCCGCGACAAGACCTTTGCGCAGGCGCTGGAAGGGCAGAGCACCGACTGCCCCCCCGTGGCCGTGAATGCAGAACACCCGCTGTTCATCCTGTACACCAGCGGCTCCACCGGCAAGCCCAAGGGCGTGCAGCACGCCACTGGCGGCTACCTGCTGTGGGCCAAGATGACCATGGACTGGACGTTCGACCTGCGCGCCGACGACGTTTTCTGGTGCACGGCCGACATTGGCTGGATCACCGGCCACACCTATGTGGCCTACGGCCCGCTGGCCGCCGGTGCCACGCAGATCATTTTTGAGGGTATCCCCACCTTCCCGAACGCCGGCCGCTTCTGGCAGATGATCGAGCGCCACAAGTGCAGCATCTTCTACACGGCGCCCACGGCCATCCGTTCGCTCATCAAGGCCGCAGAGGCCGATGCCGCCGTGCACCCCGCACGCTCGGACCTGTCGAGCCTGCGCATCCTGGGCAGCGTGGGCGAGCCCATCAACCCTGAAGCCTGGATGTGGTACCACAAGAACGTGGGCGGCGAGCGCTGCCCCATCGTCGATACCTTCTGGCAGACCGAAACCGGCGGTCACGTCATCACGCCGCTGCCCGGCGCCACGCCGCTGGTGCCCGGTAGCTGCACGCTGCCGCTTCCCGGCATCACCGCTGCGATCGTGGACGAAATGGGCAACGACGTGCCCAATGGCGCGGGTGGCATCCTGGTCATCAAACGCCCGTGGCCCAGCATGATCCGCACGATCTGGAACGACCCCGAGCGCTTCAAGAAGAGCTACTTCCCCGAAGAGCTCAAGGGCTTCTATCTGGCCGGCGACGGCGCGGTGCGCAGCGCCGACCGCGGCTACTTCCGCATCACCGGCCGCATCGATGACGTGCTGAACGTGTCGGGCCACCGCATGGGCACGATGGAGATCGAATCGGCCCTGGTGGCCAAGACCGACCTGGTGGCAGAAGCCGCTGTGGTGGGCCGCCCCGACGACGTGACGGGCGAGGCCATCTGCGCGTTTGTGGTGCTCAAGCGCTCGCGCCCCACCGGCGAAGAGGCCAAGCAGATCGCCAACGAGCTGCGCAACTGGGTCGCCAAGGAAATCGGACCGATTGCCAAGCCCAAGGACATCCGATTCGGCGACAACCTGCCCAAAACCCGCAGCGGCAAGATCATGCGCCGCCTGCTGCGCAGCATTGCCAAGGGCGAGGCCATCACGCAGGACACCAGCACGCTGGAAAACCCCGCGATCCTGGACCAGTTATCCCAGACCAACTGA
- a CDS encoding LysR family transcriptional regulator: MKETLIDVRAWRQFVAVAEELHFGRAAVRLHMTQPPLTQGIAQLERSLGVLLFDRTRRRVALTPAGEALLPDVRDLLERAQALPARARAAAAGEVGRVRLGFVSTIGFERLPGWVREFRAACPQVALELVEATGDVQRALFARGELDAGLMLHSPGFAPPELARHPVAHEPLVLAMPAQHPLAHAPQPDLVQVLDEPLVVFPRRIVPSLYDAILDLYRAAGRVPVVAQEAIQMQTIVNLVWGGLGVAWVPESVTQFRRDGVVYRTGGELFGHVEAVDGKGAPGGGRLPVCETSLVWSASSSNPALQRFVAFIQARSAGGAPGLQAAAGAQAPADAGAVREV; this comes from the coding sequence ATGAAAGAAACGCTGATCGACGTGCGCGCGTGGCGCCAGTTCGTCGCCGTGGCCGAAGAACTGCACTTTGGCCGCGCCGCCGTGCGCCTGCACATGACGCAGCCGCCACTCACCCAGGGCATCGCCCAGCTGGAGCGATCCCTGGGCGTGTTGCTGTTTGACCGCACCCGCCGCCGCGTGGCGCTGACCCCTGCGGGCGAGGCCCTGCTGCCCGATGTGCGCGACCTGCTGGAGCGGGCGCAGGCCCTGCCGGCCCGCGCGCGCGCGGCAGCGGCCGGTGAAGTGGGGCGCGTGCGGCTGGGGTTTGTGTCCACCATTGGTTTCGAGCGCCTGCCCGGCTGGGTGCGCGAGTTCCGGGCGGCGTGCCCCCAGGTGGCGCTGGAACTGGTCGAGGCGACCGGTGACGTGCAGCGCGCCCTGTTTGCCCGCGGCGAGCTGGATGCCGGGCTCATGCTGCATTCGCCGGGCTTTGCGCCGCCCGAACTGGCCCGCCACCCCGTGGCGCACGAGCCGCTGGTGCTGGCCATGCCGGCCCAGCACCCGCTGGCGCATGCCCCCCAGCCCGATCTGGTCCAGGTGCTGGACGAGCCGCTGGTGGTGTTCCCGCGCCGCATCGTCCCGTCGCTGTACGACGCGATTCTGGACCTGTACCGCGCTGCAGGGCGGGTGCCGGTGGTGGCGCAGGAGGCCATCCAGATGCAGACCATCGTCAACCTGGTGTGGGGTGGCCTGGGCGTGGCCTGGGTGCCCGAGAGCGTGACGCAGTTCCGCCGCGACGGCGTGGTGTACCGCACGGGGGGTGAGCTGTTTGGCCACGTTGAGGCCGTGGACGGGAAGGGCGCACCCGGCGGCGGCCGTCTGCCCGTGTGTGAAACCAGCCTGGTCTGGTCCGCCAGTTCCAGCAACCCGGCGCTGCAGCGGTTTGTGGCGTTCATTCAGGCGAGGTCGGCCGGGGGGGCGCCTGGCCTGCAGGCTGCAGCGGGTGCGCAGGCACCGGCAGACGCCGGTGCGGTGCGGGAGGTGTGA
- a CDS encoding c-type cytochrome produces the protein MKRTLITLALTLTVAAPAMADMALATSKNCMACHAVDKKLVGPSYKDVAAKYAGQKDAVDKLAAKIIKGGGGVWGPVPMPANAQVSEADAKKLAAWVMTQK, from the coding sequence ATGAAGCGTACCCTGATCACACTCGCGTTGACCCTGACGGTGGCCGCCCCCGCCATGGCGGACATGGCACTGGCAACGTCGAAAAACTGCATGGCCTGCCACGCGGTCGACAAGAAGCTGGTGGGTCCGTCGTACAAGGATGTGGCGGCCAAGTACGCTGGCCAGAAAGACGCCGTGGACAAACTGGCGGCCAAGATCATCAAGGGCGGTGGTGGCGTGTGGGGCCCTGTGCCCATGCCCGCCAACGCGCAGGTCAGCGAAGCCGATGCGAAAAAGCTGGCCGCGTGGGTGATGACCCAGAAGTGA
- the lgt gene encoding prolipoprotein diacylglyceryl transferase, which produces MLTYPHIDPVALQLGPLAIHWYGLTYLAAFGLFMLLGIRRLRHEPFASITGPGAWSRRDVEDILFLGVAGVVIGGRLGYCLFYKPGYYLSHPLEIFAVWQGGMAFHGGLLGVIVAMIWFAHSRKRPWLEVADFVAPCVPTGLAAGRVGNFINGELWGRFASPDLPWGMVFAHSGSMQPRHPSQVYQFLLEGLLLFVLLWLYARKERRQGQVAAAFLMGYGVFRFIAEYFREPDAFLGVLSLGMSMGQWLCVPMIVGGVALWVWAQRQPVGTARG; this is translated from the coding sequence ATGCTGACCTATCCCCACATCGATCCTGTCGCCCTGCAACTGGGCCCTCTGGCCATTCACTGGTACGGGCTCACGTACCTGGCAGCTTTCGGGCTGTTCATGCTGCTGGGCATCCGGCGCTTGCGCCATGAACCCTTTGCCTCCATCACCGGTCCGGGCGCATGGTCGCGCCGCGATGTGGAGGACATCCTCTTTCTGGGCGTGGCCGGCGTCGTCATCGGCGGCCGGCTGGGGTACTGCCTGTTCTACAAGCCCGGTTACTACCTCAGCCACCCGCTGGAGATTTTTGCCGTGTGGCAGGGCGGTATGGCGTTCCATGGCGGGCTGCTGGGCGTGATCGTGGCCATGATCTGGTTTGCGCATTCGCGCAAGCGGCCCTGGCTGGAGGTGGCCGACTTTGTGGCGCCCTGCGTGCCCACGGGCCTGGCGGCAGGGCGGGTGGGCAACTTCATCAACGGCGAACTGTGGGGCCGCTTTGCCAGCCCCGACCTGCCGTGGGGCATGGTGTTTGCGCACAGCGGCTCGATGCAGCCGCGCCACCCTTCGCAGGTGTACCAGTTCCTGCTGGAAGGCCTGCTGCTGTTTGTGCTGCTGTGGCTGTACGCCCGCAAGGAGCGCCGCCAGGGCCAGGTGGCCGCGGCCTTTCTGATGGGCTACGGGGTGTTCCGCTTCATCGCGGAGTACTTCCGCGAGCCCGATGCGTTTTTGGGCGTGCTGTCGCTGGGGATGAGCATGGGCCAGTGGCTGTGCGTGCCCATGATCGTGGGCGGGGTGGCGCTGTGGGTGTGGGCCCAGCGGCAGCCTGTGGGAACCGCCCGCGGGTGA
- a CDS encoding GntR family transcriptional regulator, translating to MRPQPNSLHDEAASRLREQIFSGSLAPGSFVDEAALCERLAISRTPLREALKVLVAEGLLRHEPRRGCFVAQITAQDVDDIFPVIALLEGRAAHEATRKATAADVAALEALHQRLQQCADEGSITAYYEANYAIHEAFITLADNRWLAQVIGDLRKILRLARLQTLQAPGRLQQSLAEHLAVFAALKAHDCDAAEEAMRNHLLRQRDALREIARHQTSRLVP from the coding sequence ATGCGCCCGCAACCCAATTCCCTGCACGACGAAGCGGCCTCCCGACTGAGGGAGCAGATCTTCTCGGGCAGCCTGGCGCCCGGCAGTTTTGTGGACGAAGCCGCGCTGTGCGAGCGCCTGGCCATCTCGCGCACGCCGCTGCGCGAGGCGCTCAAGGTGCTCGTGGCCGAAGGGCTGCTGCGCCATGAGCCGCGCCGGGGCTGCTTTGTGGCCCAGATCACCGCGCAGGACGTGGACGACATCTTCCCCGTGATCGCGCTGCTGGAGGGCCGCGCCGCGCACGAAGCCACCCGCAAGGCCACCGCCGCTGATGTGGCCGCGCTGGAGGCTCTGCACCAGCGCCTGCAGCAGTGCGCTGACGAAGGCAGCATCACCGCCTACTACGAGGCCAACTACGCCATCCACGAGGCCTTCATCACCCTGGCCGATAACCGCTGGCTCGCGCAGGTGATTGGCGACCTGCGCAAGATCCTGCGGCTGGCGCGGCTGCAGACGCTGCAGGCCCCGGGGCGCTTGCAGCAAAGCCTGGCCGAGCACCTGGCCGTGTTTGCCGCGCTGAAGGCGCACGATTGCGACGCTGCCGAAGAAGCCATGCGCAACCACCTGCTGCGCCAGCGCGATGCGCTGCGCGAGATTGCCCGCCACCAGACCTCAAGGCTTGTCCCATGA
- the ilvD gene encoding dihydroxy-acid dehydratase, whose translation MADSKTIPIQPINRRSANITQGKSRAPNRSMYYAMGYEEGDFVKPMVGVANGHSTITPCNSGLQKLADAAIAGIEEAGGNAQVFGTPTISDGMAMGTEGMKYSLVSREVISDCIETCVGGQWMDGVLVVGGCDKNMPGGLMGMLRANVPAIYVYGGTILPGHYKGQDLNIVSVFEAVGENAAGKMSDFDLKEIEKRAIPGTGSCGGMYTANTMSSAFEALGISLPYSSTMANPHDEKMNSAKESAKVLIEAIKKDLKPRDIVTKKAIENAVAVIMATGGSTNAVLHFLAIAHAADVEWTIDDFERIRKQTPVLCDLKPSGKYLAVDLHRAGGIPQVMKILLKAGLLHGDCITIEGKTVAEVLKDVPDEPRADQDVIRPIHNPMYAEGHLAILKGNLSPEGAVAKITGLKNPVITGPARVFDDEQSALQAILDGKIKAGDVMVLRYLGPKGGPGMPEMLAPTGALIGAGLGESVGLITDGRFSGGTWGMVVGHVAPEAAAGGTIAFVNEGDSITIDARQLLLELNVSAEEIARRREGWTPPAPRYTRGVQAKFAFNASSASKGAVLDAY comes from the coding sequence ATGGCAGACAGCAAGACCATCCCGATCCAGCCCATCAACCGCCGCAGCGCCAACATCACGCAGGGCAAGAGCCGCGCACCCAACCGCTCCATGTACTACGCCATGGGCTACGAAGAAGGCGATTTCGTCAAGCCCATGGTCGGCGTGGCCAACGGCCACAGCACCATCACCCCCTGCAACAGCGGCCTGCAAAAGCTCGCCGATGCCGCCATCGCGGGCATCGAGGAAGCTGGCGGCAACGCCCAGGTGTTCGGCACGCCCACCATTTCGGACGGCATGGCCATGGGCACCGAAGGCATGAAGTACAGCCTGGTCAGCCGCGAAGTGATCAGCGACTGCATCGAAACCTGCGTGGGCGGCCAGTGGATGGACGGCGTGCTGGTGGTGGGCGGCTGCGACAAGAACATGCCCGGCGGCCTGATGGGCATGCTGCGCGCCAACGTACCCGCCATCTATGTGTATGGCGGCACCATCCTGCCCGGCCACTACAAGGGCCAGGACCTGAACATCGTCAGCGTGTTCGAAGCCGTGGGCGAAAACGCTGCGGGCAAGATGAGCGACTTTGACCTCAAGGAAATCGAAAAGCGTGCCATCCCCGGCACCGGCTCGTGCGGCGGCATGTACACCGCCAACACGATGTCCAGCGCGTTCGAGGCCCTGGGCATCAGCCTGCCGTACTCGTCCACCATGGCCAACCCGCACGACGAGAAGATGAACTCGGCCAAGGAATCGGCCAAGGTGCTGATCGAGGCAATCAAGAAGGACCTCAAGCCCCGCGACATCGTGACCAAGAAGGCCATCGAGAACGCCGTGGCCGTGATCATGGCCACGGGCGGTTCGACCAACGCGGTGCTGCACTTCCTGGCCATCGCCCACGCGGCAGACGTGGAGTGGACCATTGACGACTTCGAACGCATCCGCAAGCAGACGCCCGTGCTGTGCGACTTGAAGCCCAGCGGCAAGTACCTGGCGGTGGACCTGCACCGCGCCGGCGGCATCCCGCAGGTCATGAAGATCCTGCTGAAGGCCGGTTTGCTGCACGGTGACTGCATCACCATCGAAGGCAAGACGGTGGCCGAAGTCCTGAAGGACGTGCCCGACGAGCCGCGCGCCGACCAGGACGTGATTCGTCCCATCCACAACCCCATGTATGCCGAAGGCCACCTGGCCATCCTGAAGGGCAACCTGAGCCCCGAAGGCGCCGTGGCCAAGATCACTGGTCTGAAGAACCCCGTGATCACCGGCCCGGCCCGCGTGTTCGACGACGAGCAGTCTGCCCTGCAGGCCATTCTGGACGGCAAGATCAAGGCGGGCGACGTGATGGTGCTGCGCTACCTGGGCCCCAAGGGTGGCCCCGGCATGCCCGAGATGCTGGCGCCCACGGGCGCGCTGATCGGCGCAGGCCTGGGCGAAAGCGTGGGCCTCATCACCGACGGCCGCTTCTCCGGTGGCACCTGGGGCATGGTGGTGGGCCACGTGGCGCCTGAAGCTGCGGCCGGCGGCACGATTGCTTTCGTGAACGAAGGCGACAGCATCACCATCGACGCACGCCAGCTGCTGCTGGAGCTGAACGTGAGCGCAGAAGAAATCGCCCGCCGCCGCGAAGGCTGGACGCCACCGGCGCCACGCTACACACGTGGCGTGCAGGCGAAGTTTGCATTCAATGCCTCCAGCGCCAGCAAGGGCGCGGTGCTTGACGCGTACTGA
- a CDS encoding malonyl-CoA decarboxylase: MINSTPEWISRSVSRLRSVVPAADKAAGGDGTASKPADKPARAAAADGSVTDVVAKTAVPRSTHERLVATLRRGQEALSPRALRRLLADLQEVVAPQVSELEGGRRAQAVAQWYTAAQPEERRDMWLLMCEQFAPDATRFKSARQRYEAAAGTAEEGQAEISLRRALVSPRTRLLQRFAVFPEGMRFLVDMRAELLPLLKADKRLLALDAELEQLFSTWFDVAFLELRRLSWDSPASLLEKLIKYEAVHDIRSWADLKNRLDSDRRCYGFFHPRLPNEPLIFVEVALLDRISSSITPLLDEAAAPVDITRANTAIFYSISNTQTGLRGVSFGDSLIKHVVETLAAEFPRLRTFATLSPIPGFRAWLGKNAPAMLERLDDKRRAELGRAVGFEPPQAAHFLAAVDKPLELDAKSPARQMLLECAAHYLGRDLQDGKPCDAVARFHLGNGARVERLNWGGDPSAKGLKQSYGLMVNYLYDLKRIDKHRAMLAQGKLPVSGEIESLLRG; the protein is encoded by the coding sequence ATGATCAACAGCACCCCCGAATGGATTTCACGCAGCGTCTCGCGCCTGCGTTCCGTGGTACCGGCGGCGGACAAGGCCGCGGGCGGCGATGGCACCGCCAGCAAGCCAGCCGACAAGCCGGCCCGCGCTGCCGCCGCGGACGGCAGCGTGACCGACGTGGTGGCCAAGACGGCGGTGCCACGCTCGACGCACGAACGGCTGGTGGCCACGCTGCGCCGGGGGCAGGAGGCCCTGTCGCCGCGTGCCTTACGCCGCCTGCTGGCCGACCTGCAGGAAGTGGTGGCGCCGCAGGTCAGCGAGCTCGAAGGCGGGCGCCGCGCGCAGGCCGTGGCGCAGTGGTACACCGCTGCGCAGCCCGAAGAGCGGCGCGACATGTGGCTGCTGATGTGCGAGCAGTTCGCCCCCGACGCCACGCGTTTCAAGTCGGCCCGCCAGCGCTACGAGGCGGCTGCGGGCACGGCCGAGGAGGGCCAGGCCGAGATCAGCCTGCGCCGCGCGCTGGTATCGCCGCGCACCCGGCTGCTGCAGCGCTTTGCCGTGTTCCCCGAAGGCATGCGCTTCCTGGTGGACATGCGCGCCGAGCTGCTGCCGCTTCTCAAGGCCGACAAGCGCCTGCTCGCGCTCGATGCCGAGCTGGAGCAGCTGTTTTCCACCTGGTTTGACGTGGCGTTTCTGGAGCTGCGCCGCCTGTCGTGGGATTCGCCCGCGTCGCTGCTCGAAAAGCTCATCAAGTACGAGGCGGTGCACGACATCCGCAGCTGGGCCGACCTCAAAAACCGGCTCGACAGCGACCGGCGCTGCTACGGCTTCTTTCACCCGCGGCTGCCCAACGAGCCTCTCATCTTTGTCGAGGTGGCGCTGCTCGACCGCATCTCCAGCAGCATCACGCCGCTGCTGGACGAAGCCGCCGCGCCCGTGGACATCACCCGCGCCAACACGGCCATCTTCTATTCCATCAGCAACACGCAGACGGGCCTGCGCGGCGTGAGCTTTGGCGACTCGCTCATCAAGCATGTGGTCGAGACGCTGGCGGCAGAGTTTCCGCGGCTGCGCACCTTTGCCACGCTGTCGCCGATACCGGGTTTTCGCGCGTGGCTGGGCAAGAACGCGCCCGCCATGCTCGAGCGCCTGGACGACAAGCGCCGCGCCGAACTGGGCCGCGCGGTGGGTTTCGAGCCGCCACAGGCCGCGCACTTTCTGGCCGCGGTGGACAAGCCGCTGGAGCTGGACGCCAAATCGCCCGCCCGCCAGATGCTGCTGGAGTGCGCAGCCCATTACCTGGGGCGCGACCTGCAGGACGGCAAACCCTGCGATGCCGTGGCCCGTTTCCACCTGGGCAACGGAGCCCGCGTGGAGCGCCTGAACTGGGGCGGTGACCCGTCGGCCAAGGGGCTCAAGCAGTCGTATGGGCTGATGGTCAACTACCTGTACGACCTCAAGCGCATCGACAAGCACCGTGCCATGCTCGCGCAAGGAAAGCTGCCCGTGTCGGGCGAGATCGAGAGCCTTTTGCGCGGTTGA